AAAGCGTCAAAGAAATCTCCCCACGCCTTCACATACTCATCGTCACCTATGGAAGTCATAATCTCATTGATTTCACCGGTATCCGAATCGACGTATGTAATCAGGCTCTTTCCTATCTCACCCGGCCCCTGAACAATTGAATAGCAGTGGATTGTCTGTTCGATCCCAAACTGCCGGTGAATCTCGACAAATTTATCAAATACCGAGAAATCGAATTCGTAGTTGTCGCCGTTTCTGATCCACTTGACCGTGCTGGGATACGGCGTGTATGTCTGGTCTATCCACGGCTTTGCCACTACAGGCGCAACCACGGTCCTTTGACCGTGAGCCGCCAGGTCTTTCAGATAAGGCTTCATATGCTCGAAGTGTTCATCAGACCACACCGGAACGCCGTAGAAGCGCGCAATCGCTCCTGGGTTCATCCAGATGTTCATGTAGAACTGCCAATCATGGACGTCCGGCAGGTCAACATCTGCGACCTCTATCTGTATCGACCGGCTGGCAACCTGCTTACCGTCAATTTCCAACATTGCAAGTCCGAGGTAAATGCCTTTGGGTATCGCCTTTGGAATTTGAATATTGATATAGAGCGCAGCGGATTTGTCTATATCGAACGAATCGACCGGATAAAGTGGGTCGCTTACCATTCCCACTTCAGGTGTGGGAACCGCGCCCACCAGGTAAACGCAAGCGGCCTGGACGGAAATGCTTCCATCCGGACACGATAAGTCGCTGAGTATCAGCCGGGCGTTCTTCACATGCTCTTTTGCTGTGACCAGCGCCATAAGCGAAGTTACGGCATTACGGCATGTGAGCGCTTTAAGCGGCACATCCGGCACATCCGGCGGCGCTTCACCTTGTAAAGGAGGCCTGCGCAGCGTCTGCCAGGCTAGAATTTCATAATCAGACAATGGGTTCCTCGCATTTTGTTGTTATTAGAGTATTTTGACCTAACCCCGCGGCAATGTCAATGATTAAATTTACCGACCTCTATCCGACACAGATCGAGAGGTAATTGTTCCCGATCTAATGGTGAGAATGCTTTAGTGATATTCTTTTAATAGTCAGATAGAGTAAACATTTTTGTCCAATAGAGAAGGATATGCAATACATTTGTAGAACAGATCAATATGATCGATGACTAATATAAGATAATGTGTCGAAGTCACCGAATATTGGGGGTGGATTTACTGTGGGGCTATTTGCAGAAGATGTTTCCAGGGAAGAAGCTATCAGTCTTTTCAAATCGGGTCGACTGGATGAAGCAATTCCGGCGCTTGAGCGAGTTGCATTGAAGTTATCTGATGATCCTCAGGTTCACTCTTGTTTAGGTATGGCTTACGGCAAGATCGGCGAAATAGAAAAAAGCATAGCTTCGTTTGAAAAGTCATTATTGCTGCTTAAATCGGCTCGAGCGCACTATAACCTGGGCGTTGCCTACGATTGCGCCGGCAGGTACTCAGAGGCTAAGGGTCAATTTCAACATGCCCTTGACTATGATCCCAGCTATTCTCCCGCGCGAGAAGCCATCAGGCAGATCGAATCAAAGTCATCACTAGAACCGGCAGCGGCAGCATCCGGGGTTTCGTCCGAACCGCAGCCGACAATTATGGGTCAGGCTCCGCCGACTGCATCAGTCCCGCAAAGCGGCACAATAGGCGGTGTGCCGGATTTCTCCACACTGGCAGCGCCAAAGGCTCCACCCGATCTTTCTGCCGAGAAAGTGAAAAGAGAGTTGGAATGGCAGGAGCGCAGAAAAACTTATGTTAAGTCCGGCTTGGCCTATGGCGCCATTTGTGGCGCAGTGCTTTTGCTCCTGATTCGCTTATGCTTGGTTGCAATGGCTTCGTCTATAATTGGTAGTGGCAGTGCGCTGCTTATACTTGTTGGAGCGATTATTCAGGGCGGCATTGTCGGTGGAATAGTCGGGTTATGGGTCGGCCTGACCTGCGGAGCTGAAAATGAGGGCGCTTTAGCAGGTGCGGTTGTCGGCGGTACCTATGGTCTTCTTGCCGGTCTCATAGGCGGAATGGGCGGGTTTGCAATATGGAACATGCTGTTTTCCGCCCTCTTTACTGGAATATTCGGGTTCTTTATCGGTAAGATGGTCGCGTCAAGCCTGAACTGATGCGCAGTGTCCACTTCGCAATTTTATATGACGCGCCGAGTGCGAAATACGACTATTGCAACGTCATCCTGAAGTTCGCCTCCCGCATGCGCTCTTGCCGCTTCCAACAGGCCGAATGCTATTCCATCCGGTGAAACGCTGTAGTTTTGCGCCAGAAAATCACAGACCCTGCGCTTGGAAAATATCTGGGAATGCGCCTTTCTTGCTTCCGTTATTCCGTCCGTCAGCATCACTATGGTATCACCAGGATGCAGTTTTTGTTCGGATTCGGTATAGACGAAGTTTTCGGATATGCCGAGTGCGCCCCCAGCATTGGTCAATTCTGCGTAATTTCCTTGGGCATCACAAAGCACCGGAGGCTCATGGCCGCCGTTTGCGTATTTCATAATGCCGTTGTTTACATCCAGTACGGCAAAAAAGGAAGTGAGCATGCCCGCGGAATCACTTTGATCTCGGCAAAGCGCTTTGTTTGCCAACTCCAGAGCTTTTGCCGGGCTTGGATAAAGATATGCGTTGCTGCGCACCGAATATCTTGCAGCCGCAACCCGCATTGCAGCGGGCAGCCCTTTGCCCGCGACATCTCCGATAAGGATGCCGACACGGCCTTCGCCAAGCTCAAAGATATCATAAAAGTCTCCGCCTATCTCTGCCTCATTTAGGGCGGGCTGGTATTTTACTGCAATGGATAAGCCTTTAATATTGTAATGGGCGCGAGGTGGTACGACTGCCTGCTGAAGCACTTCGGCAATGTGATGCTCGCGTTCATATAGCTCCTGCCTGCGTTTCTCGAAGTCCATCCAATCGGTTATATCGCGAAAAACATTGATTGCGCCGATTATATTTCCCTGCGCATCCCTGACAGGCGATGCGCTTACGCTGAGAACCATTTCTCTACCGGAAGGAGTGATCACTGTATGGCGGATATCTTTGGTTATCTCACCATTCAGAGCGCGATATGAAGCTGTATCTTCTGTTCTGATTGCCGTTCTCTTGCTGCTGTAAGTCTGGAGCAGCTTTATCAATTCGGCTAATGACGATATGCACGTGCCACCCAGAATTTCTTTTCCGGTTTCGTTCATCATCACGATCCGGCCCTGCGCATCGAACATGGTCACACCGTCGGTAATGCTGGAGAAGAATGACTCCAGTACAGCCGCACGCTGCTGCGCCTCTTCTCTGAGACGCTCTATTTCCTGCCGCGCAAGCACATCCTCGGTGACATCTACCAGCGAAAACACAAATCCTATTACTTCGCTCGATGCATTAAGGACAGGAACCAGCGTCCAGTTCCAATACGTCACTCCCCACTCCGGATGGTCGGGAAAAATAAACGGTTTCCGGCTTGCTTTGTACGGCCTGCAGGTATCTCGCACGCCCTTAAAAATCGCTTGGTTTTCTTCATGAGGATAGAACTCGAAATGGTTGTGGCCTATGAAGGATTCCTTTGTTCGGGCGCATTTTTTTGCATAAGTGTCGTTTACCCAGACAAAGTTGAAGTCTCTGTCAAGATATATCAGGCTTGCCTCGGTGTTGGCGGTTATAGAGTCGAGCATTTCCATCTGCTGCTCGACCGTAGTCAAGCCAGCAATCTTTCTCGGCGCAATATCTTGAATGGATATCGAATCTTTCCTACCTTGGTTGCAAGCCATATAGCCCACCTGCCGCGCTTAAGTCAAATACTCAATATAAAATATAACATACTAAATCTCAAGGTTTGCTTCTTTTCGCCAGACATCGAGGATCAGCTCATAGCGTGACAGGGGCATGCCGGTGTAGATGCAGTTGCTGGTAGAGAATATGTAACCTCCGCCGGGCATGCCGTTTTTGATCGCATATCTTGCCGATTCGACAACTTCTTCGTCGGTGCCTGTGTCCATAAGTCCGCAGTTGACATTGCCGATCAGACACAGCCTGTCTCCGTAGAGCCGCTTGACCTCGGCGATATCCACACCAGCCTGCGGATCGATCGAGTGCAGAGCATGCGGGTTTGCATCAGCCAGTTGATCGATTATCGGCATGATATTGCCGTCCGTATGCTTGATCGTATAGAACCCCATATCGCGGTAGCCTTGTATGAGCTTGACAAGATAAGGCGTCACGAACTCGCTAAACTGCGTCGGGCTGAGAAACGGACCGGTATTGAGGCAGTAGTCAGAGCAAAGCGCCCAGCCGTCCAAAACGCCGTGCCGGGCATATTTTGCAGCCATCTCCAGCGCATTATTGACGTTTTTATCGGCTTCGGCTTTCATCCCATCCGGGTCGTCCGCCATGCGATAGCTGAACTCGAGCATATTCTCGCCGCTTGGTATGGCGTAGGTAGCATCTCCGTGTAGCATCAGGAAATACTTATCGCCGGTCTTCTCGCGTATTATATCCAGCAGGCGCATTGTCTCTTCATAATCATATGGACTGCACTGAAGAAATATGGCGCTGTGCTCGTATTTCTCTGCAGTCATAATATACGTGTCGGCAATGTCCAGGCGATGAAGCCGGCGCTCTTTTTCTTCCATCTGTCCCCACTGGTGGAAGCACCTTTGCGACGGATGTAGCTTGCCGAACGCTTCCATGGTAAGGAAAAAGACCAGCTCAAAATGCGGCACGCGCCCTGTGATAGGCTGCCGGTTAAGCGCAGCAATAAATCTCTCTCTTGGCGTAATACTCATTTGTCACCTGTATATCATTGTAACTGGGCATCAGTCAATAGCCGGGTTCAAGTTCTACGAAGAGCGTGTGGATTCCTCTGCGAACCTTGAAAACCACCCTCTTGGGTTTTTCCTGAGCTATTTGTTTCATGGCTGCTTCCAGATCGGCCAAGCCTGCAATCGGTTCGCTGTTGATTTCACTGATCACATCACCGGGCTGCAGACCACCCAATGCTGCCCAGCTTCCCTCAGCCACGGACTCCACATAGACACCCGATTCATCGGGTTGGAGCGCTCCATCAGTCCTGTCCACAAAAGCTATATCGCGAGCTGTAAACTCGAAGTCTTCATCCTCGTATTTCGGGTAATCGCGAGCAAGCTTCGGTGAAGTCTCAAGCTCCACTAAGATATCCATAGGCTTCCCGTCGCGGA
The Armatimonadota bacterium DNA segment above includes these coding regions:
- a CDS encoding glycoside hydrolase domain-containing protein — translated: MSDYEILAWQTLRRPPLQGEAPPDVPDVPLKALTCRNAVTSLMALVTAKEHVKNARLILSDLSCPDGSISVQAACVYLVGAVPTPEVGMVSDPLYPVDSFDIDKSAALYINIQIPKAIPKGIYLGLAMLEIDGKQVASRSIQIEVADVDLPDVHDWQFYMNIWMNPGAIARFYGVPVWSDEHFEHMKPYLKDLAAHGQRTVVAPVVAKPWIDQTYTPYPSTVKWIRNGDNYEFDFSVFDKFVEIHRQFGIEQTIHCYSIVQGPGEIGKSLITYVDSDTGEINEIMTSIGDDEYVKAWGDFFDAFRKHLTQRGWMDKTYIAFDEKPSEVMEKMIDFLGEYAPDFKTALAANTRSNLFGGMNDLSLAVPFNERGIAEMAPPERSAMGVVELLDPDNVCAVTKDCPEKTITTYYVCCGPEFPNTFVHSPLIESRMMGFFAIQGGYDGFLRWAYNDWSESPYEHVQWQAHITFPSGDTFLVYPGENGPISSLRWEQLREGIQDYELAVIASENMRSSEEMVDYEQAITLACRNVDGRQKSTGDVEIARRLLIPIAEHQNE
- a CDS encoding tetratricopeptide repeat protein, whose protein sequence is MGLFAEDVSREEAISLFKSGRLDEAIPALERVALKLSDDPQVHSCLGMAYGKIGEIEKSIASFEKSLLLLKSARAHYNLGVAYDCAGRYSEAKGQFQHALDYDPSYSPAREAIRQIESKSSLEPAAAASGVSSEPQPTIMGQAPPTASVPQSGTIGGVPDFSTLAAPKAPPDLSAEKVKRELEWQERRKTYVKSGLAYGAICGAVLLLLIRLCLVAMASSIIGSGSALLILVGAIIQGGIVGGIVGLWVGLTCGAENEGALAGAVVGGTYGLLAGLIGGMGGFAIWNMLFSALFTGIFGFFIGKMVASSLN
- a CDS encoding SpoIIE family protein phosphatase is translated as MACNQGRKDSISIQDIAPRKIAGLTTVEQQMEMLDSITANTEASLIYLDRDFNFVWVNDTYAKKCARTKESFIGHNHFEFYPHEENQAIFKGVRDTCRPYKASRKPFIFPDHPEWGVTYWNWTLVPVLNASSEVIGFVFSLVDVTEDVLARQEIERLREEAQQRAAVLESFFSSITDGVTMFDAQGRIVMMNETGKEILGGTCISSLAELIKLLQTYSSKRTAIRTEDTASYRALNGEITKDIRHTVITPSGREMVLSVSASPVRDAQGNIIGAINVFRDITDWMDFEKRRQELYEREHHIAEVLQQAVVPPRAHYNIKGLSIAVKYQPALNEAEIGGDFYDIFELGEGRVGILIGDVAGKGLPAAMRVAAARYSVRSNAYLYPSPAKALELANKALCRDQSDSAGMLTSFFAVLDVNNGIMKYANGGHEPPVLCDAQGNYAELTNAGGALGISENFVYTESEQKLHPGDTIVMLTDGITEARKAHSQIFSKRRVCDFLAQNYSVSPDGIAFGLLEAARAHAGGELQDDVAIVVFRTRRVI
- a CDS encoding uroporphyrinogen decarboxylase family protein; this encodes MSITPRERFIAALNRQPITGRVPHFELVFFLTMEAFGKLHPSQRCFHQWGQMEEKERRLHRLDIADTYIMTAEKYEHSAIFLQCSPYDYEETMRLLDIIREKTGDKYFLMLHGDATYAIPSGENMLEFSYRMADDPDGMKAEADKNVNNALEMAAKYARHGVLDGWALCSDYCLNTGPFLSPTQFSEFVTPYLVKLIQGYRDMGFYTIKHTDGNIMPIIDQLADANPHALHSIDPQAGVDIAEVKRLYGDRLCLIGNVNCGLMDTGTDEEVVESARYAIKNGMPGGGYIFSTSNCIYTGMPLSRYELILDVWRKEANLEI